One window of the Methanocaldococcus vulcanius M7 genome contains the following:
- the artD gene encoding archaeosortase D yields MDKNKNTVYLLRFLIYFLIFYAVLKGIEDHLSLILALILAYLTDSYYYANTIVIKSTVISVSAPCTCSLEMALFLGYIFGTPDVPIKYKVIYALFGLFIINMSNIIRMAVIAKYSYMLNYKLIHDAVSFIIFPVALILNLMWIKILIKLNVIKNSKGAMYDKKANI; encoded by the coding sequence ATGGATAAAAATAAAAACACTGTTTACCTACTGAGATTTTTAATATATTTTTTAATATTTTATGCTGTTTTAAAGGGGATTGAAGATCATTTATCCCTCATTTTAGCTTTAATTTTAGCTTATTTGACTGATTCTTATTATTATGCCAACACGATAGTAATAAAAAGCACAGTAATAAGTGTTAGTGCACCGTGCACATGTTCTCTGGAAATGGCGTTATTTTTGGGATACATCTTTGGAACACCGGATGTTCCTATTAAATATAAAGTAATATATGCCCTGTTTGGACTCTTTATTATAAATATGTCAAACATAATCAGGATGGCAGTAATCGCAAAATATTCATACATGCTTAATTACAAATTAATACATGATGCAGTAAGTTTCATCATCTTTCCTGTGGCGTTAATTTTAAATTTGATGTGGATAAAAATATTAATAAAATTAAATGTTATTAAAAATTCAAAAGGTGCAATGTATGATAAAAAAGCTAACATCTAA
- a CDS encoding class III signal peptide-containing protein, whose protein sequence is MPILKKRGQLSLEFVLLLFGVIVAGTFVAVNLADQNPAYLGDSASKIKKESLGLFIGKGVNFSSTTTVNSSGYNENNSSNLTTNETENITTEINNSITNNTVSNDTSKNISTDNNTNENLTTNETIKKPNLFIENLSVVENGSVIACHCFRERVQNKGEDTNLRNQFQHRCGKCKNGTNVDIVAVIGNNGTANCNSFQVIMYDNDIQIYNNTFQNLNVNETLTITVPYEISTSKGCKHQNKGESQQNRYGGCCCERVFNHTITVKVIATNDSNPNDNSASVVISIEKEKGCNNCNGKNNNNNNTIFQPADVEGLFIKVMGNGDLEFYKEPLSNATTIGPNIDISVKGNHDYRYNLNGVINNGKIKVNGNGNLIIGDIKSINNLYLRLNGDSDINFNDVPEIKHIYFITNKGFNSLTPNLGRITGNVNVNLDNKNIDTIKVDVINGGGELKLNYAKINDITINKIIGTLMIDNSNISNLNIQLNKGDVIIYNSTITNINLVNNGDLILYNSKILGGNIINNGDIYKVDSYIGANING, encoded by the coding sequence ATGCCCATCCTTAAAAAAAGAGGTCAACTTTCTTTAGAGTTCGTATTACTACTTTTTGGAGTTATTGTAGCAGGAACTTTCGTAGCTGTAAATTTAGCTGATCAAAATCCGGCTTATCTTGGAGATAGCGCATCAAAGATTAAAAAAGAATCATTAGGTTTATTTATCGGAAAAGGTGTGAATTTTAGCTCAACAACTACTGTAAACAGTTCGGGATACAATGAAAATAACAGTTCAAACCTAACAACAAACGAAACTGAAAACATAACAACTGAAATAAATAATAGCATAACTAACAATACAGTATCTAATGATACAAGTAAGAATATAAGCACAGATAATAATACAAATGAAAACCTAACAACAAACGAAACCATTAAAAAACCAAACTTATTCATAGAAAACTTATCTGTGGTAGAGAACGGTAGCGTGATCGCCTGCCACTGCTTCAGAGAACGAGTTCAAAATAAGGGAGAAGATACAAACTTACGAAACCAATTCCAACACAGATGCGGAAAATGTAAAAATGGAACAAATGTGGATATAGTGGCAGTTATTGGAAATAACGGAACAGCAAACTGTAATTCATTCCAAGTGATAATGTATGATAATGACATTCAAATATATAACAACACTTTCCAAAACCTTAATGTTAATGAGACCCTAACAATAACTGTTCCATATGAAATATCAACATCAAAAGGTTGCAAACATCAAAATAAAGGAGAAAGTCAGCAAAACCGATATGGAGGATGCTGTTGCGAGAGAGTATTTAACCACACAATTACTGTAAAGGTTATTGCAACCAACGACTCAAATCCAAATGATAACTCAGCAAGCGTTGTAATATCAATAGAGAAAGAAAAGGGATGTAATAATTGTAATGGTAAGAATAATAATAACAATAATACAATTTTCCAGCCAGCAGATGTAGAAGGTTTATTTATTAAAGTTATGGGAAATGGGGATTTAGAATTCTATAAAGAACCACTCTCAAATGCTACAACTATTGGACCAAATATCGATATATCTGTTAAAGGAAACCATGATTATAGATACAACCTAAATGGAGTAATTAACAATGGAAAAATAAAGGTTAATGGAAATGGAAATCTAATAATTGGGGATATTAAAAGCATAAATAACCTATATTTAAGATTAAATGGAGATTCAGATATTAATTTTAACGATGTCCCTGAAATAAAGCATATTTACTTTATAACAAACAAAGGTTTTAATTCTCTAACTCCTAATTTGGGGAGAATAACTGGAAATGTTAATGTAAATTTAGATAATAAAAATATTGATACTATAAAAGTAGATGTTATAAATGGTGGTGGAGAGCTTAAACTAAATTATGCAAAAATAAATGATATAACAATTAATAAAATTATTGGTACATTGATGATAGACAACTCAAATATTTCTAACTTGAATATTCAATTGAATAAGGGGGATGTTATAATCTACAACTCTACAATAACTAATATAAACTTAGTAAATAATGGAGATTTAATTCTGTATAATTCAAAAATACTCGGTGGAAATATTATAAACAATGGAGACATATATAAGGTAGATTCATATATTGGAGCAAATATTAACGGATAA
- a CDS encoding DUF2341 domain-containing protein, which yields MYFSQNAIILVMLMFVVSAVFYSTINYQTKAVEDEIKIKEVSIYEKNVKNTIDRNINKIVEDAFVNASYKIMKSRKFFPNAKVAVNYITSFIKNETNKSLKCIVGNSSNITFDVGSFDIEPTDDPLKIRVIGNIELRYTERLNNGEIVGLKNIQIDKEVKLSRIPDPYVYLNKFYYKWEYGRKIILNNFPNDDKNHTFCIILNDSNFNYNRMYNENSPTEIRIIGRNSSTGRWNVVLPYWVQTWREGNNHVSIIWVKVNNKELLNVSEDYIYLLYNSTTPVDREDPENTFILFDNFDYFDPDKWNESGEILINNSKLTVVAGAGSSVFSKDTYGEGYELMFRANFSYTPENNSESAGLFNKLDDTGGYGWAYYGDGDFEIVMGDDSYGIDNTFDYINKTYIYDLILNNISNHPYIEYNIYDSTLNLEYSKRETGSFDGTYPISINALPPENKTSNTNITVDWIFLKDVNNITATVGAENIQPITYTEEKPKTFNGVIYYGVGAYDKVYNGTYSIIGLFTNKSDYWKYPTTVGYKPLIEEN from the coding sequence ATGTATTTCTCTCAAAATGCAATAATTTTGGTTATGTTAATGTTTGTTGTCTCAGCAGTGTTTTACTCTACAATAAATTATCAAACCAAAGCGGTAGAGGATGAAATAAAGATAAAAGAAGTTAGTATATATGAAAAAAACGTGAAGAACACAATAGACAGGAATATTAATAAAATAGTAGAAGATGCTTTTGTTAATGCGAGTTATAAAATAATGAAAAGTAGAAAGTTTTTCCCAAATGCAAAAGTTGCAGTAAATTATATAACCTCCTTTATTAAAAATGAAACCAATAAATCTTTAAAATGTATAGTTGGAAACTCTTCGAACATTACATTTGATGTTGGATCCTTTGATATAGAACCTACCGACGATCCCTTAAAAATAAGAGTTATTGGAAATATCGAATTGAGGTATACAGAAAGATTAAATAACGGAGAGATCGTTGGGTTAAAAAATATCCAAATAGATAAAGAAGTAAAGCTCTCGAGAATTCCAGATCCTTATGTTTATTTAAATAAATTTTACTATAAATGGGAATATGGAAGAAAAATAATATTAAATAATTTTCCAAATGATGACAAAAACCATACATTTTGCATAATATTAAATGATAGTAATTTTAATTACAATAGGATGTATAATGAAAATTCTCCAACAGAAATAAGAATAATCGGACGAAATTCCTCTACAGGGAGATGGAATGTTGTATTACCTTACTGGGTTCAAACGTGGAGAGAAGGAAATAATCACGTCTCTATAATATGGGTTAAGGTAAATAACAAAGAATTGCTTAATGTTAGTGAAGATTATATCTATCTTCTATATAACTCAACAACCCCCGTAGATAGAGAAGATCCAGAAAATACCTTTATCCTATTTGATAATTTTGATTACTTTGATCCAGATAAATGGAATGAATCTGGAGAGATCTTAATAAATAATAGTAAGTTGACAGTAGTGGCAGGAGCAGGTTCGAGTGTATTTTCAAAAGACACTTATGGAGAGGGCTATGAATTAATGTTTAGAGCAAATTTCAGCTACACTCCAGAGAATAACTCGGAATCTGCAGGGCTGTTTAACAAATTAGATGATACTGGAGGATATGGATGGGCATACTATGGAGATGGTGATTTTGAGATAGTGATGGGAGACGACTCCTATGGTATAGACAATACATTCGATTATATTAATAAAACTTATATTTATGATCTAATTTTAAATAACATTTCAAACCACCCATATATTGAATACAACATATATGATTCAACATTGAATTTAGAATATAGTAAAAGAGAAACAGGCAGTTTCGATGGGACTTATCCAATATCTATAAACGCCCTACCTCCAGAAAATAAAACATCTAATACAAACATTACAGTTGACTGGATATTTTTAAAGGATGTAAATAACATTACTGCAACAGTTGGAGCAGAAAACATTCAACCAATTACTTATACTGAAGAAAAACCAAAAACTTTCAATGGAGTTATTTATTATGGTGTTGGGGCTTATGATAAAGTATACAACGGAACATATTCAATTATAGGTCTCTTTACAAATAAATCTGATTATTGGAAGTATCCAACAACTGTGGGATATAAACCCCTTATAGAAGAAAACTAA
- a CDS encoding class III signal peptide-containing protein, translating to MKKAQLSLELILLIFGIIISGIVISYYLIDVSNKQQDLGDTTQHTKQITYNLFGSINGTNKTTSPPSSITNSSSENTNESSTSNETEGYAKIIFVGKEQPSAKYITYDGIGYTPNLNVIISGRRTVVIRPKGSPNEEYILYPINGTLTYSNIEFWAQGNHILNIYNVKEVPSDLYIDFIIKGAPIPQIILLKDVKIAGGVSVDFEIYGGGNKTDAEVDIVNTTINSLDLNNIRRTSGTIYVNIEGSNISNLNEDYRGRNTIYLTISNSWIDGKYISHYTKKIE from the coding sequence ATGAAAAAAGCCCAGTTGTCTTTGGAATTAATATTACTGATCTTTGGAATAATCATTTCGGGAATAGTAATTTCCTATTATTTAATAGATGTTTCCAATAAACAGCAAGATCTTGGAGATACCACACAACATACAAAACAAATAACTTACAATTTATTCGGATCAATAAATGGAACTAACAAAACCACATCTCCGCCCTCCTCAATAACAAACAGTAGCAGTGAAAATACAAATGAATCATCAACATCCAACGAAACCGAAGGTTATGCAAAAATAATTTTTGTTGGCAAAGAACAGCCATCAGCAAAATATATCACCTATGACGGAATTGGATATACTCCAAATCTAAACGTAATAATTAGTGGAAGAAGAACTGTTGTAATAAGACCAAAAGGAAGTCCTAATGAGGAATATATACTCTACCCAATAAATGGAACGCTCACTTATTCAAACATTGAATTTTGGGCTCAGGGAAATCATATATTGAATATTTATAACGTAAAGGAGGTTCCAAGCGATCTATATATTGACTTTATTATAAAAGGAGCTCCTATTCCTCAAATTATACTATTAAAAGATGTAAAAATTGCTGGAGGAGTTAGTGTAGATTTTGAGATATATGGTGGAGGAAATAAGACAGATGCAGAGGTTGATATAGTTAACACAACAATAAATAGTTTAGATTTAAACAATATAAGAAGAACTTCTGGAACTATATACGTAAACATTGAGGGGAGTAATATATCAAACCTGAATGAAGATTACAGGGGAAGAAATACCATATATTTAACTATTTCGAATAGTTGGATTGACGGAAAATATATTTCACACTATACTAAAAAGATTGAATAA
- a CDS encoding PIP-CTERM sorting domain-containing protein, with translation MKLIRTLFFLILIGFMCKISGEIYYIHPNTMNITQEGNFTFKFTALGFDTLSNEILTNGHIKWDFGDLTETDYNAPVSITHTYDFPFPYPVAWCGYLNNTFYPKSLTYNWIIVGNVSGTTYIFNGSSSNSKTNWDVSYNSSSNTVIIKYYSATPINVNFYGLRVDTTPITVNVSKDEIVEGDTVRFNFSTNKNIIFCMWSFGDGTFSFERSPEHTYTTYGFYSPRVLVVDDSGDVMVGYLSEGIEVKRPRGGYLYVVYDHLNVENSSGYVNNENPDILAYKVNDTITFTETSGSPAGEIRFDFGDTSFVSTYSDSATHVYKFPFMFPVVWSGWVNIGGEINYIINYDFLIVGDVGNTKYNFLPSSTHDKTTFNVYYDKINHVVNISYYSDNPNPTYNLKIRDGTHIEIPVHVSNLDPDVGESVSFSYDYNGTPIFVMWSFGDGSYSFENNPTHAYSKEGYYNAYVFIIDKNGNVIIGVSPIIGVGPSYSGSPGFYVYPTTVKTHQPIYISVDVPDSLKNKCNLYDDIYYYKSEKVWILWPWYYYVKYYCYKYYINYGDGTSISKYPIDSFNLTHSYANEGRYRVSLTVYDESRTDSKILGDDFITYRSTVITVVDNKNPVANLYIYPNPASYKDTVFFNPLNSYDPDANRNIPDYVYGGYYTIPPNSPMAKIYGFNLTVYDSKGNEVWNYTSNELKVVYHQFDVGNYTANLTVWDGLGGVGSVVVNFSVIDRPPVANFTYYPTTPKINENVEFVSLSYDPEGNISKYVWNFGDGSELITTNPTVSHKYTKPGNYLVKLTVFDPYNLSSSISKYITLTGIIADFNYTENNNTVYFTDLSVVNPGKIVSWYWDFGDGTNSTEQNPIHTYKEEGAYLVTLTVKSDNNLTDSVSKIVVIYPNPKYPPIADFTYKVNGTVVEFNASLSHDPDGKIVNYTWDFGDGTTNTTSSPIIIHKYKEEGAYPVILTVVDNNGLSDSRSKIVNVGNVRWHSVPIPNYINILVIVSTVFCIFYILRGLK, from the coding sequence ATGAAACTTATTAGGACATTGTTCTTCCTTATTTTAATAGGATTTATGTGTAAGATCAGTGGTGAGATCTATTACATCCACCCAAACACGATGAATATAACACAAGAAGGGAATTTTACATTTAAATTTACTGCGTTAGGGTTTGATACACTTTCAAATGAAATCTTAACCAATGGGCATATAAAATGGGATTTTGGAGACCTAACTGAAACAGATTATAACGCCCCCGTCTCAATAACTCACACCTATGATTTCCCTTTCCCTTATCCAGTAGCATGGTGTGGTTATCTAAATAATACGTTCTATCCAAAGTCATTAACTTATAACTGGATTATTGTAGGAAATGTTTCTGGAACTACGTATATATTTAATGGTAGTTCTTCGAATTCAAAAACAAACTGGGATGTTTCATATAACAGTAGCAGTAATACTGTCATAATAAAATACTACTCTGCAACACCAATCAACGTTAATTTTTACGGTTTGAGGGTAGATACTACACCAATAACTGTAAATGTTAGCAAAGATGAAATTGTAGAAGGAGATACAGTTAGATTTAATTTTTCAACTAATAAAAATATAATATTTTGTATGTGGAGTTTTGGAGACGGAACCTTTTCTTTTGAAAGATCTCCAGAACACACTTACACTACTTACGGATTCTACTCTCCGAGGGTCTTAGTTGTTGATGATTCTGGAGATGTGATGGTTGGTTATTTAAGTGAAGGAATAGAGGTTAAAAGACCGAGAGGAGGGTATTTATACGTTGTCTATGACCACTTAAATGTTGAGAATAGTTCAGGATATGTAAATAACGAAAATCCTGACATATTAGCATACAAAGTGAATGACACAATAACATTTACAGAAACTTCTGGAAGTCCTGCAGGTGAGATTAGATTTGACTTTGGAGACACTTCATTCGTCTCTACATATTCGGATTCAGCCACACATGTATATAAATTTCCATTTATGTTTCCAGTAGTTTGGTCAGGATGGGTTAATATTGGTGGAGAAATAAATTACATTATAAATTACGATTTTTTGATAGTTGGAGATGTAGGAAATACAAAATATAACTTTTTGCCATCATCAACTCATGATAAAACAACATTTAATGTTTATTATGATAAAATAAATCATGTCGTAAATATTTCATACTATTCGGACAATCCAAACCCTACTTATAATTTAAAAATTAGAGATGGGACTCATATAGAAATTCCTGTCCATGTAAGTAATTTAGATCCCGATGTAGGAGAGAGTGTGTCATTTTCTTATGACTATAATGGAACTCCAATATTTGTAATGTGGAGTTTTGGAGATGGTAGCTATTCATTTGAAAATAATCCAACACACGCATATTCAAAGGAAGGTTACTATAACGCTTATGTATTTATAATAGATAAAAATGGAAATGTAATTATTGGAGTTTCACCAATTATCGGTGTTGGACCCTCCTATTCAGGGAGTCCAGGATTTTATGTATATCCAACAACAGTTAAAACCCATCAACCTATTTATATATCGGTTGATGTTCCAGATAGTTTAAAAAATAAATGTAATCTATATGATGACATTTATTATTATAAATCCGAGAAGGTATGGATATTGTGGCCATGGTATTATTATGTCAAGTATTACTGTTATAAGTATTACATTAATTATGGCGATGGTACATCTATTTCAAAATATCCAATAGATTCGTTCAATTTAACACATAGCTACGCTAACGAAGGAAGGTACAGGGTCAGTCTAACTGTTTATGATGAATCAAGAACCGATTCCAAAATTTTAGGAGATGATTTTATAACATATCGTTCAACTGTAATAACCGTTGTAGATAATAAAAATCCAGTAGCAAATCTTTATATTTATCCAAATCCTGCAAGTTATAAAGATACAGTATTCTTTAATCCATTAAACAGTTATGACCCGGATGCAAATAGGAATATCCCAGATTATGTTTATGGAGGATATTATACAATCCCTCCTAACTCTCCAATGGCAAAAATCTACGGATTTAACTTAACTGTCTATGATTCTAAAGGAAATGAGGTATGGAACTATACGTCAAATGAGTTGAAAGTAGTATATCATCAATTTGATGTTGGAAATTATACTGCAAATTTAACGGTTTGGGATGGATTGGGGGGAGTTGGATCCGTTGTAGTTAATTTTAGTGTGATAGATAGGCCACCTGTTGCGAACTTTACTTACTACCCAACAACACCGAAGATAAATGAAAATGTAGAGTTCGTTTCATTATCGTATGATCCTGAAGGGAATATTTCTAAGTATGTTTGGAATTTTGGAGATGGATCAGAACTGATTACAACAAACCCGACTGTAAGTCATAAATACACCAAACCAGGAAATTATTTGGTAAAACTAACGGTCTTTGATCCATATAATTTAAGTTCTTCCATCTCTAAATATATAACTCTTACAGGAATTATTGCTGATTTTAACTATACTGAAAACAACAATACAGTTTATTTCACCGATCTTTCGGTAGTGAACCCTGGAAAGATCGTGTCTTGGTATTGGGATTTTGGAGATGGAACAAATTCAACAGAGCAAAATCCAATACATACGTATAAAGAAGAAGGTGCATATCTTGTAACTTTAACTGTTAAGAGTGATAATAACTTAACAGACAGCGTTTCAAAGATTGTGGTTATTTATCCAAATCCTAAATATCCTCCAATTGCTGACTTTACTTATAAGGTAAATGGAACTGTTGTAGAGTTTAACGCATCGCTGTCTCACGATCCAGATGGAAAGATCGTAAATTACACGTGGGATTTTGGAGATGGAACAACAAACACTACAAGTAGTCCTATTATCATACACAAGTATAAAGAAGAAGGTGCGTATCCTGTAATATTAACTGTTGTAGATAACAATGGACTCTCCGATTCACGAAGCAAGATAGTAAACGTTGGAAATGTAAGATGGCATAGTGTTCCAATACCAAACTACATTAACATACTTGTTATTGTTTCGACAGTATTCTGTATCTTCTATATTTTAAGGGGGTTGAAATGA
- a CDS encoding class III signal peptide domain-containing protein, archaeosortase D/PIP-CTERM system-associated translates to MRKILSNRAQVSLELALLLAVVVVVASAVGFYYLKSVVNGSNTAEITSKNATITAKNKALDNIYKAKRALNG, encoded by the coding sequence ATGAGGAAAATACTTTCAAATAGGGCTCAGGTATCGTTGGAATTGGCATTGCTACTTGCAGTTGTGGTTGTGGTAGCTTCAGCAGTTGGATTTTATTATTTGAAATCAGTTGTAAATGGATCTAACACTGCAGAGATTACATCTAAAAATGCCACGATCACTGCAAAAAATAAAGCACTGGATAATATCTACAAAGCAAAGAGGGCGTTAAATGGATAA
- a CDS encoding DUF2341 domain-containing protein, with the protein MIKKLTSKRGYVFTYEAIIIAFIFLSIFYIGYAVYSYNLLTGVEEKKNAEQYHKAILLKDFFIKSSSFPGKYYVDSYYRDFLNDLNIQEKTFDPLNNFSKFNGSVQFIINPNIYDDELSDYSNDLKNAGLQELNFTFGTKTFTIYSNVYNNPPTTSSLSISGDNILYFTENAYIPKITGMGFGSNFNLYGCEGDHIYFKVNSEITSASARVMTSQNNNFAQWADWKFASPIVIINQLNQSLDNYDVKVVFDSEEYIANNQMRVDCGDVRFIDENGNELNYWIEPNTINTHHTVAWVKVNLAPNEHKIIYMLYGNPNAKTTANGEKTFMFFDDFSEKKIDTTKWKYNFNNPLFLDDTYANGMPFVYLSLDYNQYNNGKDDAHIITYQIFNDHTAIRFHANFHKKYDEWAGFYELNPDGTDYNREVITNYHWGGEYLRAESSVSDEDHDSYIVLQDLSLYNTWNTYEIERNGKTSVNFIIDHDGEEIHKIIYSNIYTGELPIAFYARRFDDSTTYGYIPTNDDEKNGNISIDWVFVRPYAFPEPKVKLMASDVIFTVNGYIYEKPLNSVFRSIDITPNLKTGVNVIRILSSPLPVNFEINMENDAFYYYLTLSPRNITIMVKS; encoded by the coding sequence ATGATAAAAAAGCTAACATCTAAGAGAGGTTATGTTTTTACTTATGAAGCAATAATCATCGCATTTATATTTTTAAGTATTTTTTATATTGGCTATGCAGTTTATAGTTATAATTTGCTTACAGGAGTCGAGGAGAAAAAAAATGCGGAGCAGTACCATAAAGCAATCTTATTAAAGGATTTTTTTATAAAGAGTAGTTCCTTTCCTGGAAAGTATTATGTAGATTCATATTATAGAGATTTTTTAAATGATCTAAATATTCAAGAAAAAACATTTGATCCTCTAAATAACTTCTCCAAATTCAACGGTAGTGTTCAATTTATTATAAATCCAAATATATATGATGATGAATTAAGCGACTATTCAAACGACTTAAAAAACGCAGGTCTTCAAGAACTTAACTTTACATTTGGAACTAAAACATTCACAATTTACTCTAACGTGTATAATAATCCTCCAACAACATCTTCTCTTTCAATATCAGGAGATAATATCCTTTACTTTACAGAAAACGCATATATTCCAAAAATTACAGGTATGGGTTTTGGAAGTAATTTTAATCTTTATGGATGTGAGGGTGATCACATTTACTTTAAAGTAAACAGCGAAATAACATCCGCTTCTGCAAGAGTTATGACTTCCCAAAACAATAATTTTGCACAGTGGGCAGATTGGAAGTTCGCTTCCCCTATTGTTATAATTAATCAACTAAATCAGAGTTTAGATAACTATGATGTTAAAGTGGTGTTTGATTCAGAGGAGTATATTGCAAATAATCAGATGAGAGTGGATTGTGGAGATGTGAGATTTATTGATGAAAACGGAAATGAGTTGAACTATTGGATAGAGCCAAACACAATAAATACACACCATACCGTTGCATGGGTTAAAGTAAATTTAGCCCCGAATGAGCATAAGATAATATATATGCTCTATGGAAATCCAAATGCTAAAACCACAGCAAATGGTGAAAAAACATTTATGTTCTTTGATGACTTTTCTGAAAAAAAGATAGACACTACTAAATGGAAATACAACTTTAATAACCCATTGTTTTTAGATGACACTTATGCAAATGGAATGCCATTTGTATATTTAAGTTTGGACTACAACCAATACAATAATGGGAAGGATGATGCTCATATCATAACTTACCAAATATTTAATGATCACACCGCCATAAGATTTCACGCTAACTTTCATAAAAAATATGATGAGTGGGCTGGATTTTACGAATTAAATCCAGATGGCACTGACTATAACAGAGAGGTTATAACAAATTATCACTGGGGGGGAGAATATTTAAGGGCAGAGTCCTCAGTATCTGATGAAGATCATGATAGTTATATAGTATTGCAGGATTTAAGCTTGTATAACACATGGAACACTTATGAGATAGAGAGGAATGGAAAAACATCAGTTAACTTTATAATAGATCACGATGGAGAAGAAATTCATAAAATAATATACTCAAATATATATACAGGAGAGTTGCCGATTGCATTTTACGCAAGAAGGTTTGACGACTCAACAACATACGGTTATATTCCAACGAATGATGATGAGAAGAATGGAAATATAAGCATTGATTGGGTATTTGTTAGACCTTATGCTTTTCCAGAACCAAAGGTTAAATTAATGGCTTCTGATGTTATATTTACTGTTAATGGATATATTTATGAGAAGCCATTAAACTCCGTGTTTCGTTCCATAGATATAACCCCTAACTTGAAAACAGGAGTTAACGTGATTAGAATATTAAGCTCCCCACTACCTGTGAATTTTGAAATAAATATGGAAAACGATGCATTTTATTATTATTTGACATTGTCTCCAAGGAATATTACCATAATGGTGAAATCATGA
- a CDS encoding NAD(P)/FAD-dependent oxidoreductase, protein MRVGIIGAGLSGSIFYNLMSSNGFNIDIYDPSLARGCKSVNFIFSDKKDFLIVKKVLKIANLDIKDYIVNEIKKVNVDGDDYSISKKVFVLNKLKLIEDLTPRTTIINREFNPVLKRFMTKVIDSGAVVKEFTTDAETKFYDLIVDASGCAKVLQMSNESQKHKNDIRTCQFLISCNDKDGVDKFFIDEIKIQKGKPMIGYTWVNPIGDNLYHVGCAYYKNDYELWNYLAKYSKNFFGGKCNRVCSCTSKINGNLISESFIGGVYEKRCLVGIGESIGLTSPVGQGNVYAVYSAYILSKLLKKYDVDEAIIKYKNHIIKNFSELDTYKKSVKNFNILGISKFLKTLYNVPTTKFMKILIKSKF, encoded by the coding sequence ATGCGTGTTGGAATAATTGGAGCAGGTTTGTCAGGATCGATATTCTATAACCTAATGTCAAGTAATGGCTTCAATATCGATATATATGATCCATCATTAGCACGGGGGTGTAAAAGTGTAAATTTTATATTTTCAGATAAAAAGGACTTTTTAATTGTGAAAAAAGTGTTAAAAATAGCCAATCTGGACATTAAGGACTACATAGTTAATGAAATAAAAAAAGTCAATGTTGATGGCGACGACTACTCAATATCAAAGAAGGTGTTCGTGCTCAATAAATTAAAATTGATCGAAGATTTAACACCAAGAACTACAATCATAAATAGGGAATTCAACCCAGTTTTAAAGAGATTCATGACGAAGGTTATTGATAGTGGAGCTGTTGTTAAAGAATTCACTACTGATGCCGAAACAAAATTTTATGATCTAATAGTTGATGCATCTGGATGTGCAAAAGTTCTTCAAATGTCTAATGAATCCCAGAAACACAAAAATGACATAAGAACTTGCCAGTTTTTAATATCTTGCAATGATAAAGACGGAGTGGATAAATTTTTTATCGATGAAATAAAAATTCAGAAAGGAAAACCCATGATTGGATATACTTGGGTAAATCCAATCGGAGATAATCTATATCACGTTGGATGTGCATACTATAAAAACGATTATGAACTTTGGAATTATTTAGCAAAGTATTCAAAAAATTTTTTTGGTGGAAAATGTAATCGAGTATGCAGCTGCACATCCAAAATAAATGGCAATCTAATATCTGAAAGCTTCATTGGAGGAGTTTATGAAAAAAGATGCTTAGTAGGGATAGGAGAAAGTATTGGTTTAACATCTCCAGTGGGACAGGGGAATGTCTACGCAGTATACTCTGCCTATATACTTTCAAAACTATTAAAAAAATATGATGTCGATGAAGCAATTATTAAATACAAAAATCATATCATAAAAAACTTTTCCGAATTAGATACCTATAAAAAGTCCGTAAAAAATTTTAACATATTAGGAATATCCAAATTTCTAAAAACTCTGTATAATGTGCCAACAACAAAATTTATGAAAATACTTATAAAATCGAAATTCTGA